TGCCATTCTGCCAACCATCGGGGGGCAGATCATCGGGCGTATACTTCTCTCTGATACCGTGACCATCCTGCTCGACCTGCCCAACGGTGAAAAAGTAGTGATGAAGCACGTGATGACTCCCTCACTGCCAACCGTGGGATGGGTGAAACACAAAAGCGGGGTCAGGATTATCGGGATCGAATCGGCAGACCGCTCGGTTGTCGCACCACAGGACGGCGAACCGCTCCGTGAAGGTGATGCGGTGATCGCGATCGGAGAGACTGAACAGCTGAAGCGGCTGATACACTTTGTGAAAGGAGAGTGAATGATGGGAGAAGATCTTGGATGCAAAATGGGGCAGGTCGAACAGATGATCAGGTACGCGTACTGGACGAGCGGGTGCACCGGAATCGTCGTCGGGGTGAGCGGCGGAGTGGACTCTGCAGTCGCTGCTGCGTTCTGCTGCCGCGCGATCGGTCCCGAACGCGTGCTGGGGCTCTCCCTGCCCGCATCCGTGAGTGCCCCGCAGGATGTAAAGGACGCTTTGGAACTATGTGCACAGCTTGGCATGAAGCATCGCACCATCAGTATCGAACCAATGCTCGGTTCGTTCCGGGCGATGCCGGGGTTTGTGCAATCCCCGTATCTCCTTGGCAACCTGATGGCACGCATACGGATGACTGTGCTCTACTACCATGCGAACGCTGACCACCGGCTCGTCTGTGGCACTTCCAACCGGAGCGAGTACATGCTCGGGTACTGCACCAAGTTCGGAGACAATGCAGCAGACATCCAGCCCCTCCTCCACCTCTATAAAACCGACGTGTACGTGATCGCACGGGAACTGGGGATTCCGGAGAGGATAATAAAAAAGGTGCCTTCGGCGGGACTCTGGGCGGGGCAGAGCGATGAAGGCGAGATCGGGCTCTCGTATCCCGAGATCGATACAGCACTGAAAAATCTTGAACAGAACAATGGGGCGGCATCAAACCCTGCCGAAGAAAAAGTGCTTGCGCTGGTGAAGAAAAGCGGGCACAAACGCCTCGGGGCACTTAGCCTTTCAGCAACACCGACAGGATCCCGACAAACTTTTCCGGATGGTTGAGGAACGCGAGCGCGTCCTCGTTGCCAATCAGGCTGTAAATGGGCCCTTTGCAGAACCGGTGCTTTCCGCGCCCGCTTGCGGCATCCAGTTCCCGGATCGGCGGGACTTTTTGGTAATGCGGGTTCTTTATGAGTTCCCCGGTGGTCATTTCGTAATACGCAGCACCATGCAGTGTCTCGTACTCCCCGTAATCGCTCTCAAACGCTGTTGAGACAATATTTGCCATAGAGAGCGTACTATCGGGTGACGGGTTGATCGAGACATGTCCATAACCCGGCGGGACAATAACAATATCGCCGGCTTCTGCGGCAATGCGTACGACGTCATCGAGAGTGCGGGACTGGACAAGGTAGTGCACTGTTCCTTCCAGCACCTCGTAGATCTCTGGGTACCCGACACCATGGGCATTGGAGGGATGGTAATGACCTTTAGTCTTCACGCACTCACCGCAGAGGTCATGCGGGGGGATGACGGTGAGGTCATATCGCAAGTGGTGGGCGTGCAGCCATTGCCAGTCCGCATCGGACCGGGCAAGGTCGCGGTACATAAAATAGAGGGGCAGCTCGCACGCACATTCAGGTTCGGCAAGGACGGAGCGCATTTCCCTGATCGTCCGCACCGATGGTTCAGGAAGCTCCCCTTCCCACCCCAGCATCACTTTTTCTTTCGCATTACAAGTACATAATACCCAGCGCCTATGATCCCTGCAATGATGATGAGCAGGATCAATGGATTTGAGAGCGGGCTGGCTGTGCCGGAACCTGCGATGACTT
Above is a genomic segment from Methanoregula sp. containing:
- a CDS encoding NAD+ synthase: MGEDLGCKMGQVEQMIRYAYWTSGCTGIVVGVSGGVDSAVAAAFCCRAIGPERVLGLSLPASVSAPQDVKDALELCAQLGMKHRTISIEPMLGSFRAMPGFVQSPYLLGNLMARIRMTVLYYHANADHRLVCGTSNRSEYMLGYCTKFGDNAADIQPLLHLYKTDVYVIARELGIPERIIKKVPSAGLWAGQSDEGEIGLSYPEIDTALKNLEQNNGAASNPAEEKVLALVKKSGHKRLGALSLSATPTGSRQTFPDG
- a CDS encoding glucose-6-phosphate isomerase, which codes for MLGWEGELPEPSVRTIREMRSVLAEPECACELPLYFMYRDLARSDADWQWLHAHHLRYDLTVIPPHDLCGECVKTKGHYHPSNAHGVGYPEIYEVLEGTVHYLVQSRTLDDVVRIAAEAGDIVIVPPGYGHVSINPSPDSTLSMANIVSTAFESDYGEYETLHGAAYYEMTTGELIKNPHYQKVPPIRELDAASGRGKHRFCKGPIYSLIGNEDALAFLNHPEKFVGILSVLLKG